The following DNA comes from Spirulina major PCC 6313.
ATAGGGCAGCCCCGACACCGCCATATAGGCATCCCCAATGGTTTTGATTTTTTCGAGGCCGTGACGGGCGGCAATATAGTCAAAATCGGAAAAAATCGTGTTGAGAATTTCCACGAGTTCCGTTGAGGAGAGTTCTGTTGAAAGTTCGGTGAAGTTAACCAGATCGGCAAATAACACCGTGACGCTGTCGAAATAGTCAGCGATCGTGCTTTCTTGATTTTTGAGGCGTTGGGCGATCGGGGCGGGCAGAATGTTGAGCAAGAGGGTTTCGGAACGTTCTTGTTCTTGGCGGAGGGCAGTTTCGGCTAGCTTACTGGCGGTGATATCCCGCGCCACCCAGAGCACGAGTTCGCCGGATAAGGGGGAAATATTCGCCGAAAACCACCGTTGCCCGGAGGCTAGGGACATTTCATATTCAACGTTGATGGTTTCTTGGCTATCGAGAATCCCTTGGATGGTGTTGAGGTAGTGGTCTACCTCTGCTGCCGGGATGATATCCCTAAGATTGGGGGTGGTGTGGGGAGGGTCGAACCGGAGGCGGCTGTGATCGAATTTGGTGGGGGCAACTTTGTGGCAGAGTCCCTCACGATCAAAGACGAGGATCATGTCATTCATGGCGGCAAACAGGGCCATGAGTTCGGCTTCGGAGGCTTGGAGGGCTTCTTCGATCAGGATGCGATCGCGAATTTCCTGTTCCAACCGCTGATTTTGCGACTCCAACGTCCGCCGCAACCGCAACAAATCCAATTGATGCTCCACCCGCACCAACACTTCCGCAAATTGAAACGGTTTCGGAATATAGTCAGCCGCCCCCACCCCAAAAGCCTTCACCTTATCCACCACATCATTGAGGGCACTAATAAAAATAATCGGAATATGCTGTGTGATCCCATTCTCCTTCAAGCGTTGGCACACCTCATAGCCATCCATCCGGGGCATATTAATATCGAGCAACACCAAATCCGGCGGTGACACTTGAGCCGCCTTCAGGGCCATTTCACCACTGAGGACACTCCGCACCTTGTATCCTTTGCGGGTCAGCAAGGACGACAGT
Coding sequences within:
- a CDS encoding adenylate/guanylate cyclase domain-containing protein, with translation MAELTPLPLSESDLPADILVVDDTPHNLRLLSSLLTRKGYKVRSVLSGEMALKAAQVSPPDLVLLDINMPRMDGYEVCQRLKENGITQHIPIIFISALNDVVDKVKAFGVGAADYIPKPFQFAEVLVRVEHQLDLLRLRRTLESQNQRLEQEIRDRILIEEALQASEAELMALFAAMNDMILVFDREGLCHKVAPTKFDHSRLRFDPPHTTPNLRDIIPAAEVDHYLNTIQGILDSQETINVEYEMSLASGQRWFSANISPLSGELVLWVARDITASKLAETALRQEQERSETLLLNILPAPIAQRLKNQESTIADYFDSVTVLFADLVNFTELSTELSSTELVEILNTIFSDFDYIAARHGLEKIKTIGDAYMAVSGLPYPCDDHAPRVARMALELLDYIKQFNAETGKQFALRIGINTGSVVAGVIGVSKFGYDMWGDTVNVASRMESQGEPNRVQVTQTTYEHLKPFQDQFLIEPRGTVLVKGRGEMMTYWLARSP